Below is a window of Brevinematia bacterium DNA.
GATGGGGAGATATTTGTTAAGATAGAGGAGAGTATAAGGGGTAGCGATGCTTTTGTCATTCAATCAACTTGTAATCCTTCAAATCAGAACTTGATGGAGTTACTGATAATGATAGATGCCTTAAGGCGTGCATCTGCGGAGAGGATAACAGCTGTGATACCTTACTTTGGGTATGCAAGGCAAGACAGAAAAGCTGAACCCAGAGTGCCGATAACTGCTAAACTAGTAGCTAACCTAATAGCAACTGCTGGGGCTAATAGAGTTTTAGCGATGGATTTGCATGCTGATCAGATTCAGGGTTTTTTTGATATACCTGTTGATCATCTTTATGCGTTTCCTGTTTTTATTGAATACTTAAGAGGATACTATGAGAATATAAGTGATTTTGTTGTTGTTTCACCCGATACTGGTGGGGTGAGAAGGGCAAGAGCTTTGGCTTCCTTTCTTGATTTGAATATAGCGATAATTGATAAAAGAAGAACGGAGTATAATGTTGCTGAGGTTATGAATCTTGTAGGGGATGTAAGAGGTAAGAATGCTGTGATAATTGACGACATAATAG
It encodes the following:
- a CDS encoding ribose-phosphate pyrophosphokinase is translated as MLMNDVVILSGRSNPGLARKIAQYLGLELGKALVTEFSDGEIFVKIEESIRGSDAFVIQSTCNPSNQNLMELLIMIDALRRASAERITAVIPYFGYARQDRKAEPRVPITAKLVANLIATAGANRVLAMDLHADQIQGFFDIPVDHLYAFPVFIEYLRGYYENISDFVVVSPDTGGVRRARALASFLDLNIAIIDKRRTEYNVAEVMNLVGDVRGKNAVIIDDIIDTGGTVAKASRKLKEEGAKKVIVMATHPVLSGDAKSKLSEEAIDEIVVTDTIPIPEEKMLPKMRVLSVYKLFAEAISRIHTNSSVSSLFVKK